In Gemmatimonadota bacterium, the following proteins share a genomic window:
- a CDS encoding Gfo/Idh/MocA family oxidoreductase translates to MSEKTTAGVIGLGLGRAHLAGYLADERVKVVGLADLDVGLAERTASEHGVPHAFSAYQDLLALEPDLVSVCLPNFLHAPVTIDGLDAGVHVMCEKPMALNASQARDMAAAARRNGRFLMIALNNRFRAETQILKKLVEQDVLGEIYYAKTGWLRRSGIPGAGTWFTRKAQAGGGPLIDLGVHMIDLARWLMGNPRPVSVVGATYARLSDSAEGVFDVEDLAAAFIRFEGDATLVAETSWASHVASEGSYVKLMGTLGGAEITGNDLTVYTELHGEQVDVTPAYAPREWSDCIAAEIAHFVDCIRAGRSPMSTGEQGVEIMQILDGIYESAADNRMVRIG, encoded by the coding sequence ATGAGCGAAAAAACGACCGCCGGCGTGATCGGACTGGGGCTGGGACGGGCCCATCTCGCCGGCTATCTCGCGGACGAACGGGTAAAAGTCGTCGGGCTGGCCGATCTGGACGTCGGGCTGGCCGAGCGGACCGCGTCGGAACACGGCGTGCCTCACGCGTTTTCCGCCTATCAGGACCTGCTCGCCCTGGAACCTGATCTCGTCAGCGTCTGCCTGCCGAATTTCCTGCACGCGCCCGTGACCATCGACGGCCTGGACGCCGGTGTCCACGTGATGTGCGAGAAGCCCATGGCGCTGAACGCCTCCCAGGCCCGCGACATGGCCGCCGCCGCCCGGCGCAACGGCCGTTTCCTCATGATCGCCCTGAACAACCGGTTCCGGGCCGAGACGCAGATCCTGAAGAAGCTCGTCGAGCAGGACGTGCTGGGCGAGATCTACTACGCGAAGACCGGGTGGTTGAGGCGGAGCGGCATCCCGGGCGCCGGGACCTGGTTTACGCGCAAGGCCCAGGCCGGCGGCGGGCCCTTGATCGACCTGGGCGTCCACATGATCGATCTGGCGCGCTGGCTTATGGGCAATCCGCGGCCGGTGTCCGTGGTGGGCGCCACCTACGCCCGGCTGAGCGATTCGGCGGAAGGCGTCTTCGACGTGGAAGACCTCGCCGCGGCCTTCATCCGGTTCGAAGGCGATGCCACACTCGTCGCGGAGACGAGCTGGGCCTCCCACGTGGCTTCGGAAGGCTCCTACGTCAAGCTCATGGGTACCCTGGGCGGCGCCGAGATCACGGGCAACGATTTAACGGTATATACCGAACTGCACGGCGAACAGGTGGATGTCACGCCCGCCTACGCGCCGCGGGAATGGTCGGACTGCATCGCGGCCGAGATCGCCCATTTCGTGGACTGCATCCGTGCCGGCCGCTCGCCCATGTCCACGGGCGAGCAGGGTGTCGAGATCATGCAGATCCTGGATGGGATCTACGAATCGGCCGCGGACAACCGGATGGTCCGGATCGGGTAG